TTAAGTTTTTCCATTTTATCAACCCCTTGTTACTCATTTTCTTTCGACTAACGAAAGACTTTCCTTTCCATTATAACACAGTCATACTACCTTCCCTTTTACAATTTTGCTACCTTAAAGAAATAAATACCACAAGTGACAAGAAATAGCACCATTACTCCATAAATAAGGTTATTAGAGATCGTTTTGGATGAACTGACAAAAGAGGATTGATTGATCGAATTTGACTTCTCATCAAACTCCACTTTTTGTAATCCAATCTCTTTAATTGTTCGCCCATCTTCCCCCGTAATAATCATTGAATCTCCTTTTACATTTTGCTCAATCTTTTCATCTTTATATTTCACGTAAAATTGCTCTTGACTTAACTCATATGAATCTCCTTGATATTCATAAGTTTGATCGTTAACAACCGAATCAATCGCAAAATGATCAAAACCATATGTTAGCAACTCAATTGTATCTTGATAGGCTAATCGGTCGTAACTGGCTTTCATGGTTACAACGATTACGTTTAATCCATCTTTCTGAGCATTCGTGACTAAAGTAAAACCCGATTGATTTACAAATCCATTCTTTCCACCTACTACTTCAGGATAATCATTACTAATCAATAGTTTATGATGATTATATAAAGTAGTATCCCATGATTGACCATCCCAATCCATTTTTTTCATCCCAAATATAGTTGAAAAAGTTTGATTTCGAATAGCGTATGCTGTGATTTTCGCCATATCACTAGCTGTTGTATAATGATCTTCATTAAATAAACCATGTGGGTTGGTAAAATGAGTATTTTCTATGTTTACATTTTCTTTTAAATATTTGTTCAAATCTACTGCAAATTGTTCAACACTGCCACTTAAATGTTCTGCAATCGCTATTCCTGCATCGTTACCTGAGTTGATTAGTAGCCCCTTCACTAACTTATCAAGTGAAACTTCCTCTCCAGCCTCTAAATATACCCGTGTACCATCAGCCTCTCGTGCTCGTTCACTCACCTTCGTAACATCTTGTAAATTTCCGTTTTCTATAGCATATATGGCTGTAGCAATTTTCGTTATACTAGCAGGATACATTTGCTTTTCTTCGTTTTTAGCATATAATACATCCCCACTTGTTGCTTCAATTAAGATAGCTGCCTCACTCTCAACCGTTGGAGTGTCCACTTCTGCTCCTGCAATGGCAGGGGAAACTAATAGTATAAAAAACAAAAAAACTATGAATCTCTTAATGAACAAATTATTCACCTACTATCTCTTTATTTCTATTAATTGGTTCTTTTTGTCTATTTTTTCTATTATTTTATTTAGGTCGTTTTTCCTAATTATCATATCACAACAATTAATTTATGAAAAAACCAATACATAGTAGAGATAAAGGAAAATGTAAGTGTAATTATTTTCTCTAACAGAAAAAACTAACCGCTCGTAAAAAACGGTTAGTCATTTCCAAACATGGATATATGATTACGTTAAAGAAAGGTTTCGTTGAATAGTAGGTTTACTTAATGCGGGAGAATCTATGTAGTCATGGTCATCTAATAAACTTTGCGGCCCAATATATTGAGCACCATCACCAAAGTTCTCCCCGTAGCCTTGATTTTTCTTTGTGGAGTTACTTAAATCTGCGAGGAAGCTTTGACCGATATTTAAAGAAGAGCAGCCATCAATTGTGGTGACCTTTATAAAAGCAACATTTATATTCATAGGTTTTTGATTCGTCATACTACACTCCTTTTATCCTTTTACCTCTATACTATGTAACTAATCCTTTGAAAATGACCATTTTTTGATGGAGGGACTTTTCATCCCTCCCTACCTTGAAAATAAATACTCCAAACACCTTAAAGCGAGAGTTTTTTTCTAGTGAAATTTACATTTCCCACTTTTGTGCTTCGGAATGTCTTCTCTTTCATAAAAAACGATTGCATTTAACGCCCTTGAACCATACGATACTGTAGTACTGCTATCTGAATCATTTCTAACAGCTAATATTTCATAAATATTGTTCCCTCTAGCAGGCATCATATCGCAATAAGTTAACATGGGAGAAAAAGTAAAAGTTAAACCACCTGGAATGCTTGGAAAACTTGCAGAGGAGTTTGTTGTTGCAATAGTCTCACCATTTCTAGTTAGCATATAATCAATGTCCTGACCAAAACCAGCTCCTACCCCTTCAGAAATTGAAGTCATTTCATCTGCAAAAAAGTCAAGCTTTACCGTGACCTTTTTACAAAATACTGTTGGTGCAGTGCAAACTGCAAGGCGTAGAAGTCTTCTAGTTTGACCTGGGCTTATCGAAAATGATGACGTATCTTGTGTACAAAATAGTTGAGGACTTGAACATTCACTCATAGTCTTATACCTCCTTATCAGTTAGTCTATATCATATTATTCAACTCATAAGATAGTGTACAAGACAAATGTCTAACTTAAATAAAAATATACGAATGACTAGGTTTCAATATTGAAATTAAAACCATGAATTTATTTGCCATACTAAAAAACCTCGATAAGTGAACTCATCGAGGTGAAAAATGGACTAAGTATGTGTGAATGGATTAGTAACATTCACAATCGTCATCTTTTCCAGGGAATACCGAAGGACATTGTGGAGGAAATGGTTCTGTTTTACAGAGGTGACAGGTATTTCTTCTCTAGGAGAGCAGAATTTACCTTCAATTTGAATTTTAACATTCGTTTCCATTTGAACGCTTAAACAGAAAGTAATCGATATATCTAACTGTTGGAAATAAGAATCTACACATAACAAGTCAGCATCGCATTCGAAAAATGTAACATGACCATTTAATTCGGTTCCTTCTGGTGCGCATAAGAAGAATGTTTGAGAGCTGATGCGAATGGGATAGGGTCTGATGTACAAACATTCCCTTTTGCATCACAAATTTCAACTACTACAAAGCCTTTTACTAATACTTTCACCTTTTGCAAAATGATTTTTTTTCCTGAAGGAAGAGTCGTACTAACATCTTGTCTCCCATTAATTTGGGTTATTTCTTGAACAAGAATAGAACCTGGACTGTTTGGATCTACAGGCTTACCAAGTGAGTTTGTTAAAAAACATTTGACCTGTGCATTTGAGGTATCAATTACTGCGCATGGATCATCACAGCCTCCTGTTACCCCTCCACCAGTTACTCCATCACAATCAAATCCTATCTGTATTAAATCATGAAGAGATATTAAGGGTAAGTCAACTTGGCGCTCTACCCAATCATATACTTTTGGGACACGAATACACAGCTTTTCTCTTTCTCTTTGCTCATACATGATGTCTGTAAACCTCCTATGCTCAAAGTAGATACATCTAATATATATGAGCGTGGTGCTTGTAACATTTCAACAAATATAATAAAAGCTTGTTTCTCCATAAAAATAATAAGTAAGGATTTAATGAACAAAAGATGAACAGTACCTTAAAATAAAAAAACTTTTTATGACTCTTTTCTAGCATTTGGAAGGATGACAGTAAAGCAAGTCCCCACTCCTTTTTCACTGTCAACTTCAACCTTTCCATCGTGATTATCTAAAATCTTTGCCACAATAGATAACCCGAGACCACTGCCGCGACCGCTTCTAAATGGATCAATTTTATAAAAGCGTTTAAATATATGTCTCAATTCATCTTGTTCCATTCCTATTCCTGTGTCTTTTATCGTTATAATAGCTCTTTCTCCTCTTTCTATTAAACCTATAGAAATACTCTCTCCCTCACCTGTATAGCGAATAGCATTCGTTAAAAGGTTAACCCAAACCTGCTCTAAAAGTTCCTGGTTTGCCATAATAGAAACAGATTGACAGTCTATATTAATTACTTGTTTTTTCCTAGTCCATTGAGGACCAAGAGAAATCACCACTCTCCTTAATTGCTCATCCAAGGAATATCTCTCTTTCTTCACGTTCTTTCCATCCGTATCCATCACCGATAGCTTCAACAAGTTCTCACTTAGTGAGGATAAACGCTGACTTTCCTTCTCAATTACAGATAAATAATGAACTTGATCCTCTTTACTAGATACCACACCATTCTTTAAAGCCTTTGCAAATCCTTGAATAGATGTTAATGGAGATTGAATTTCATGAGAAACATCTGATACAAACCTTTGACGCATCTCATCTACTTTCCCTAATTCTTCAACCAT
This portion of the Bacillus carboniphilus genome encodes:
- a CDS encoding D-alanyl-D-alanine carboxypeptidase family protein, translating into MFFILLVSPAIAGAEVDTPTVESEAAILIEATSGDVLYAKNEEKQMYPASITKIATAIYAIENGNLQDVTKVSERAREADGTRVYLEAGEEVSLDKLVKGLLINSGNDAGIAIAEHLSGSVEQFAVDLNKYLKENVNIENTHFTNPHGLFNEDHYTTASDMAKITAYAIRNQTFSTIFGMKKMDWDGQSWDTTLYNHHKLLISNDYPEVVGGKNGFVNQSGFTLVTNAQKDGLNVIVVTMKASYDRLAYQDTIELLTYGFDHFAIDSVVNDQTYEYQGDSYELSQEQFYVKYKDEKIEQNVKGDSMIITGEDGRTIKEIGLQKVEFDEKSNSINQSSFVSSSKTISNNLIYGVMVLFLVTCGIYFFKVAKL
- a CDS encoding sensor histidine kinase, translated to MKNIHTQFIITFLFAALSSLILAFLIAIPLFEQSTYSDLHEEMEELSEVIIHLYEVSPEGKIEVYISKLDNFNYQAILFDESEEIVRTNGSTWFIKDQQVQHVLQGNGFTLEEERPRVLGIPFQVAGMNYALFLRPNFSKVVGSFKDLMIIIFFTIFIVGNIIFYFLSRYLVRPIHDLTGATQKVSEGNFNISLKIKRKDEMGDLISNFNYMVEELGKVDEMRQRFVSDVSHEIQSPLTSIQGFAKALKNGVVSSKEDQVHYLSVIEKESQRLSSLSENLLKLSVMDTDGKNVKKERYSLDEQLRRVVISLGPQWTRKKQVINIDCQSVSIMANQELLEQVWVNLLTNAIRYTGEGESISIGLIERGERAIITIKDTGIGMEQDELRHIFKRFYKIDPFRSGRGSGLGLSIVAKILDNHDGKVEVDSEKGVGTCFTVILPNARKES